From Candidatus Neomarinimicrobiota bacterium:
CGGTCACCTGACACCCGACAGCGACATAGACCTGCTTATCCTTGAACCTATACCCCGTAACACAAGGGAAGAAAGCGTACGCATTGGGAACGCATTACGCGGACTGGGCTATCCCTTCGATATTATGGTCATGGCTACCGTACGTTTTGAGGAAAGCAAAAACATCATTGGCGGCCTCGCCTATCCGGCCAACAAAT
This genomic window contains:
- a CDS encoding nucleotidyltransferase domain-containing protein, yielding MDVDEQIIKEVVQHVLSVTRPDRIILFGSAAAGHLTPDSDIDLLILEPIPRNTREESVRIGNALRGLGYPFDIMVMATVRFEESKNIIGGLAYPANKYGKVIYEAS